In a genomic window of Vibrio marisflavi CECT 7928:
- a CDS encoding class I SAM-dependent methyltransferase produces the protein MKQLLAHKAASDIGFTTQVERLRTQFKESPQYLSLLEELCQFPLGRFLIENKGIDGYWTDVVVNHPTRGRVKGINSEGEPLTPLEQKVLDEAPTFLATQQRYQIFRQQLQKLVPDCQRLLSVPSGLMSELLSLDYADCKGVELIAVDLDRNILNSIAENAKNYSFKGELQLIEDDAWRFEVDKQVDVITSNGLNIYVEKDEKVEALYRQYCKALKPNGHFVGSFLTPIDSWDMDKINVEALQLQKSIFVDLLGVNWQQYRTEKLTREQLERAGFVDIEFIYDEAKIFPTFVARKQALSQN, from the coding sequence ATGAAACAATTATTGGCACATAAAGCCGCTAGTGATATCGGTTTTACTACACAAGTAGAAAGGTTAAGAACACAATTTAAAGAATCGCCTCAATATCTGAGTTTGCTTGAAGAGCTATGTCAATTTCCTTTAGGACGCTTTCTTATCGAAAACAAAGGAATTGATGGTTATTGGACAGATGTTGTCGTTAATCATCCAACTCGTGGGCGAGTAAAAGGAATCAATTCAGAAGGTGAGCCTCTTACTCCACTCGAACAAAAAGTCCTTGATGAAGCCCCAACATTTCTAGCTACACAACAGCGTTATCAAATTTTTCGCCAGCAACTACAAAAGCTTGTACCTGATTGCCAGCGATTATTATCCGTACCTTCAGGGTTAATGAGTGAGCTTCTAAGCTTAGATTATGCAGATTGTAAGGGTGTAGAGCTCATCGCAGTGGATCTCGATAGAAATATTCTCAATAGTATTGCTGAAAATGCTAAGAACTATAGCTTTAAAGGGGAGTTACAATTAATAGAGGACGATGCGTGGCGCTTCGAGGTTGATAAGCAAGTTGACGTGATTACCAGTAATGGCCTTAATATTTATGTCGAGAAAGATGAAAAAGTTGAGGCGTTGTATCGCCAATATTGCAAAGCGCTAAAGCCTAATGGTCATTTTGTTGGTAGCTTTCTCACTCCTATCGATAGTTGGGATATGGATAAGATCAACGTAGAAGCGTTGCAGTTGCAAAAAAGCATTTTTGTAGATTTGCTTGGCGTAAATTGGCAACAATACCGGACTGAAAAGTTAACGCGTGAACAGCTAGAACGCGCTGGTTTTGTAGATATTGAGTTTATTTACGACGAGGCGAAAATATTCCCAACCTTTGTCGCAAGGAAACAAGCGTTATCTCAAAATTAA
- a CDS encoding energy transducer TonB: protein MRILLMLVFLVLGGCSLTPKAPEAQIIEYGPNQSTYTQPIVRIVPVYPEFAVERHVEGYVNLAYDVDSKGSVTNVRILDSKPEHIFNESAVQALSDWKFSIYPKGKQVIARKNQTVRFDYHFPTND, encoded by the coding sequence ATGCGAATTTTATTGATGTTGGTTTTTCTGGTATTGGGTGGGTGTAGCCTTACACCGAAAGCGCCAGAAGCTCAGATCATTGAGTATGGTCCAAATCAAAGCACGTATACGCAGCCTATCGTTCGAATTGTTCCTGTATATCCAGAGTTTGCTGTTGAAAGACATGTTGAGGGATACGTAAATCTAGCTTATGACGTTGATAGTAAGGGTAGTGTAACTAATGTACGCATACTTGACTCGAAGCCCGAGCATATTTTCAATGAGTCTGCGGTTCAAGCTCTATCTGATTGGAAGTTCTCTATTTATCCCAAAGGTAAACAAGTCATAGCGCGCAAAAACCAAACCGTTAGGTTTGATTATCATTTTCCTACTAACGATTAG
- a CDS encoding substrate-binding periplasmic protein: MRYYSFVLLLLSFSTFSQTITLGSVDYPPYFGPRLHNYGVVSEIVQSAFKRQKVDSNVDFFPWARLMQIGKAGKVDALYTVWCTAERKRDFYYSHALFPNEVVLLKLKSLKIKFESYKDLRPYRIAYVYGYAYPDAFYQEPKLKLIKGYNDKENVEKLLAGKVDLVVIDKYQGISLLKELSPDKAKEYDTSLNPLSIMQQYVAVPKAIKHGHELIDKFNLGLSQMKEDGSFLELLKANDLDVEPKYWQAEQSCNP; encoded by the coding sequence GTGAGGTATTACTCTTTTGTACTGCTATTATTGTCATTTTCAACATTTTCTCAGACGATAACCTTAGGCTCAGTCGACTATCCGCCTTATTTTGGTCCACGCCTGCACAATTACGGAGTTGTTAGTGAGATTGTTCAGAGTGCATTTAAAAGACAGAAGGTAGACAGTAATGTCGACTTCTTCCCTTGGGCAAGGTTGATGCAAATCGGCAAAGCAGGCAAGGTAGACGCTTTGTACACAGTTTGGTGTACCGCAGAAAGGAAGCGAGATTTCTACTATTCTCACGCATTATTTCCAAATGAAGTCGTATTACTTAAGTTGAAAAGCCTCAAGATAAAGTTTGAAAGCTATAAAGATTTGCGGCCCTATCGAATCGCTTACGTATACGGCTATGCGTACCCCGACGCTTTTTACCAAGAGCCAAAACTTAAACTTATCAAGGGATACAACGATAAAGAGAATGTAGAGAAATTGCTTGCAGGAAAAGTTGACTTAGTTGTTATAGATAAATATCAAGGTATTTCCTTATTGAAGGAATTGTCTCCAGACAAAGCCAAGGAGTATGATACTTCGCTCAACCCTTTGAGTATCATGCAGCAATATGTCGCTGTACCAAAAGCCATCAAGCACGGTCATGAACTAATAGATAAGTTTAATCTTGGTTTATCTCAGATGAAAGAAGATGGTAGTTTTCTCGAATTATTAAAAGCGAATGACTTGGATGTTGAGCCTAAGTATTGGCAAGCGGAACAAAGCTGTAATCCGTAG
- a CDS encoding short chain dehydrogenase: MKILIIGANGVIGREVTKALKDQHEIITAGRTSGDIHLDITSTDSISTALTSIGQLDAIICAAGDIAFNSFDELTQADWQKGINSRLMGQINLTQIGINHLNRCGSITLTGGIIADHSIAHGTSAATLNGAIEHFVKAVANELPNNQRINLVSPSVVTESMDAYGSFFPGFFSVDAKDVAKYYVRSVLGIETGKTLKAFGGN, translated from the coding sequence ATGAAAATACTAATTATTGGTGCAAATGGCGTAATAGGCAGGGAAGTGACAAAAGCGCTAAAAGACCAACATGAGATCATTACCGCGGGGCGAACCTCTGGAGACATTCATCTAGATATAACATCTACAGACTCAATATCGACTGCGCTAACTTCCATTGGCCAGTTAGATGCCATTATCTGTGCAGCTGGCGATATTGCCTTCAATTCATTTGACGAGTTGACTCAAGCTGATTGGCAGAAAGGAATTAACAGCCGGTTGATGGGTCAGATAAACTTAACTCAGATTGGAATAAACCACCTCAATCGCTGCGGAAGTATTACATTAACGGGAGGGATAATTGCTGATCATTCTATAGCTCATGGCACAAGTGCTGCGACTTTAAATGGAGCAATTGAACACTTTGTAAAAGCAGTGGCTAATGAATTGCCCAATAACCAAAGAATTAATCTGGTTAGCCCATCTGTTGTTACCGAGTCTATGGATGCGTACGGCTCATTCTTTCCCGGTTTTTTCTCTGTCGATGCGAAGGATGTTGCGAAATATTATGTTCGCTCTGTGCTTGGGATTGAAACAGGTAAAACATTAAAAGCATTTGGTGGCAACTAA
- a CDS encoding LysR family transcriptional regulator, with the protein MMNLEYLQTFLFVANAKSFTKAAESLSVSKGLVSRHIQKLEEHLGTKLFHRSTRKIELTEVGHELLVKAQHIRMLSIEAEMRVKDLIHDLTGELKITAAPEFGQMLCQTVVPKFRSMYPEVDLRLDFTLGEKSVESGEFDIAFRAAEELPNDVIAKRLGYIRNVLVCTPDFSQKYPMNELSDIYQIPFILNNYNNQWNTLKLKSAARELDVDVKGSISANSYQAVLALTMQHLGVASLPYYQVEQHLSNKTLCQLFPSWSIKAHKLNLIYAQKRTTPKKIKAFNQLVIDLLKERSSYLLPD; encoded by the coding sequence ATGATGAACTTGGAGTACTTACAAACGTTTTTGTTTGTTGCAAATGCCAAAAGCTTTACAAAAGCGGCTGAATCATTAAGTGTTTCAAAAGGGCTAGTATCTAGACATATTCAAAAGCTTGAAGAGCACCTGGGGACGAAGCTTTTCCACAGATCCACTCGCAAAATTGAACTGACAGAAGTTGGGCATGAACTGTTGGTCAAAGCTCAACATATTCGAATGTTATCCATTGAGGCTGAAATGAGGGTTAAAGATCTTATTCATGACCTTACTGGTGAGTTAAAGATTACTGCGGCTCCAGAATTTGGTCAGATGCTTTGCCAGACAGTTGTTCCCAAATTCCGCTCTATGTATCCGGAAGTGGATCTTAGGCTAGATTTCACGTTGGGTGAGAAGAGTGTTGAATCGGGGGAATTTGATATTGCTTTTAGAGCTGCTGAAGAGCTTCCCAACGACGTGATTGCCAAGAGACTTGGTTACATCAGAAATGTATTGGTATGCACGCCTGATTTTTCCCAAAAATATCCGATGAATGAACTATCAGATATTTACCAGATACCGTTTATTTTGAATAACTATAACAACCAGTGGAATACGCTAAAATTGAAATCTGCAGCTCGCGAACTAGATGTGGATGTAAAGGGTAGCATCAGTGCAAACAGTTATCAGGCGGTATTGGCCCTCACTATGCAGCATTTAGGGGTGGCGAGCCTTCCCTACTATCAAGTGGAACAGCATTTATCGAATAAGACACTTTGCCAGTTGTTTCCGTCATGGTCTATAAAAGCGCACAAGCTCAATCTAATTTATGCTCAAAAACGGACAACACCGAAGAAAATCAAGGCCTTTAATCAACTTGTCATTGACCTGCTAAAAGAGCGTAGCAGCTATCTTCTGCCGGATTAG
- a CDS encoding substrate-binding periplasmic protein — translation MNTAGKILTTLIAMLLFVTPLSAQTVKLANGEWAPYQSESLKENGFISQFVKEIFEGEGYQVEFVFLPWKRGFEDTKKGQLDGSFLWSKNSEREESFLYSDPVISLSSSIFQRVDKPISWQNLSDLSKYKIGGVVGYSYVTDDLEKQGVLKVQRIAKPDGNYKKLAAGRLDGVLEDTDVGYEAVNRLGLSGKIEPNKKPLSTREYYVIISKNSPRAQELVDAFNKGLAKALASGKLKQYREASNKGEYKKP, via the coding sequence ATGAATACAGCTGGAAAAATACTGACAACGTTGATTGCAATGCTGTTGTTTGTTACTCCTTTATCGGCGCAGACAGTTAAACTGGCCAATGGGGAGTGGGCACCATATCAATCGGAATCCTTGAAAGAGAACGGATTTATTTCTCAGTTTGTGAAAGAAATATTTGAGGGTGAAGGCTATCAAGTAGAATTTGTTTTTCTTCCTTGGAAAAGGGGGTTTGAAGATACTAAAAAAGGGCAGCTCGATGGCTCATTTTTATGGAGTAAAAACTCAGAGCGAGAGGAGTCATTTTTATACTCTGACCCAGTCATTTCATTGAGCTCTTCAATATTTCAACGTGTTGATAAACCTATATCGTGGCAAAATCTCAGCGATCTTTCCAAATATAAGATAGGTGGCGTCGTTGGTTATTCTTATGTAACAGATGACTTGGAAAAGCAGGGAGTGCTAAAAGTGCAACGCATCGCTAAGCCTGACGGCAATTATAAGAAGTTAGCTGCGGGCCGTTTAGATGGGGTGCTTGAGGATACTGATGTCGGTTATGAAGCCGTAAATCGGCTTGGATTATCTGGAAAGATAGAACCCAATAAAAAGCCGCTCTCTACAAGAGAATATTACGTCATTATTTCTAAGAATTCGCCGAGGGCTCAGGAATTAGTAGACGCTTTCAACAAAGGCCTTGCCAAAGCTCTTGCATCAGGAAAGCTTAAACAATATCGAGAAGCTTCAAACAAAGGAGAATACAAGAAGCCATAA
- a CDS encoding MarR family winged helix-turn-helix transcriptional regulator produces the protein MNSSPLSDSIFEIVHSYKVAMRRALKAKELGLNKMYVKCLSFIHASENCTANDIVSHFGRDKAQIARLIKDMIENGWLTKSPDPNDKRSQLLVLTTEGQELAIRVLDAQSALQTKMQHNLTDEEIALFKKIAGKVSENLKL, from the coding sequence ATGAATAGCAGTCCACTATCTGATTCAATTTTTGAGATAGTTCATAGTTACAAGGTAGCTATGCGACGAGCCTTGAAAGCAAAAGAACTAGGCTTAAACAAAATGTACGTGAAGTGTCTTTCCTTTATACATGCGTCAGAAAATTGCACTGCCAATGACATTGTTAGCCACTTTGGCAGAGACAAGGCACAGATAGCGCGGCTCATTAAAGATATGATCGAGAATGGATGGTTAACAAAATCGCCAGACCCTAACGATAAACGAAGTCAGCTGCTCGTATTGACCACTGAGGGTCAGGAGTTAGCCATTAGAGTATTGGATGCTCAAAGTGCGCTACAAACAAAAATGCAGCACAACTTAACTGATGAAGAAATTGCACTATTTAAAAAAATAGCTGGGAAAGTCTCTGAAAACCTAAAGTTATAA
- a CDS encoding siderophore-interacting protein has product MKKKRTTRLTRVSRILDLSPHLRRIIVSGDSLKDFPTGQEGCHVKVVLPDEGEFDGKKRSYTIRFFNPETYELAMDFVVNRHLGPATNWALQAKVGSEVGIAGPGPLKLTNFEHHSYLLVGDLTSINAINGYVPRFNKSADVTAIISVPTRADIVELDYEDSANTCWFVEDEAQVPLESFVEQVARKMSKDTHVFLGLEARTIRTLRPILQESLGFSRLNTFAVGYWKKGINADKFSMQKKLMPV; this is encoded by the coding sequence ATGAAAAAGAAAAGAACGACGCGATTAACGAGAGTTAGCCGAATTTTGGATTTATCTCCCCATTTGAGGCGGATCATTGTGTCCGGTGATAGCCTCAAAGATTTCCCTACAGGGCAGGAAGGTTGTCATGTGAAAGTTGTGTTACCAGATGAAGGGGAGTTTGATGGTAAAAAGCGCTCCTATACAATACGTTTCTTTAATCCTGAAACCTATGAACTAGCTATGGACTTTGTCGTTAATCGGCACCTCGGGCCAGCAACAAATTGGGCCCTGCAAGCAAAAGTAGGCAGTGAAGTAGGAATCGCAGGGCCAGGCCCACTAAAACTAACTAATTTTGAGCACCACAGCTATTTACTTGTCGGCGATCTAACCTCAATTAATGCTATCAATGGGTATGTTCCCAGGTTCAACAAGTCAGCAGATGTTACAGCGATTATCTCTGTGCCAACTAGAGCAGACATTGTAGAGCTAGACTATGAAGATTCGGCAAATACCTGTTGGTTTGTAGAAGATGAAGCGCAGGTACCTTTGGAGAGCTTCGTTGAACAAGTGGCGCGGAAGATGTCAAAAGATACTCACGTATTTCTGGGGTTAGAAGCACGAACAATTCGTACGCTCCGACCTATATTGCAAGAAAGCCTAGGCTTTAGCCGCTTAAACACCTTTGCTGTAGGTTATTGGAAAAAAGGCATCAATGCCGACAAATTCAGTATGCAAAAGAAATTGATGCCAGTATAG
- a CDS encoding quaternary amine ABC transporter ATP-binding protein: MTNSLVEITGLYKIFGPNPLSVVDKVKLGESKEQILSETGHTVGLKDINLSINKGEIFVIMGLSGSGKSTLIRHFNRLIDPTLGQIFVEGIDVTELSTKELEEFRRHKMSMVFQRFGLMPHRNVIDNVAYGLEVQGISKEKRQEKAQEWLDTVGLSEYSEQYPSQLSGGQQQRVGLARALCTDAEILLMDEAFSALDPLIRSEMQDQLIELQDKLHKTIIFITHDLDEALRLGDRIAILKDGELVQQGTPDEILLNPANEYVEAFVKDVNRARALTVEAVMQPPAHRITSESIDEALKQMKKLKKDYAYHVTDDGYQGLVTRENLQTAVEDVSIAGFNEEIYEEIPSISPEAAIEEVLPDSMACEYSLPVVDEEGNLKGELERQAVADIFSESNEAEVKKVAN; encoded by the coding sequence AAATCTTTGGACCAAACCCTTTGTCTGTTGTCGATAAAGTAAAACTGGGTGAGTCAAAAGAACAAATTCTTTCTGAAACAGGTCATACGGTCGGCCTAAAAGACATAAACCTGAGCATCAATAAAGGTGAGATATTTGTCATTATGGGCCTATCTGGTTCAGGTAAATCAACTCTTATACGCCATTTCAACCGTCTCATCGACCCAACGTTGGGGCAAATATTTGTTGAAGGCATTGATGTAACTGAACTCTCAACCAAAGAGCTGGAAGAATTTCGCAGACATAAAATGTCGATGGTATTTCAGCGCTTTGGCTTGATGCCCCATAGGAACGTTATTGACAATGTCGCGTACGGGCTAGAAGTTCAGGGGATTAGCAAAGAAAAGCGGCAAGAAAAAGCCCAAGAATGGCTAGACACCGTCGGACTTAGTGAGTATTCAGAACAGTACCCTTCCCAACTTTCAGGCGGGCAGCAACAGCGTGTTGGTCTAGCTAGAGCGCTATGCACTGACGCAGAGATCCTATTGATGGATGAAGCCTTTTCAGCTTTGGACCCGCTTATTCGGAGTGAAATGCAGGATCAGCTGATTGAGCTACAAGATAAACTGCACAAAACAATTATCTTTATTACTCATGATCTCGATGAAGCACTGCGCCTTGGAGATCGAATTGCAATTTTAAAAGATGGAGAGCTTGTCCAGCAAGGTACGCCTGATGAAATACTTCTTAACCCAGCCAACGAATATGTCGAAGCCTTTGTTAAGGATGTAAATCGCGCAAGGGCGCTTACGGTAGAAGCTGTTATGCAGCCTCCGGCTCATCGAATTACTTCAGAGTCTATTGATGAAGCCCTAAAGCAGATGAAGAAGCTGAAGAAAGATTACGCTTACCACGTAACAGACGACGGCTATCAAGGCTTAGTCACGCGTGAGAATTTGCAAACGGCTGTCGAAGACGTCTCTATTGCAGGTTTTAACGAGGAGATTTACGAAGAAATCCCATCAATATCTCCAGAGGCGGCCATAGAAGAGGTATTGCCTGATAGCATGGCCTGCGAATACTCACTCCCTGTTGTCGATGAAGAAGGTAACCTCAAGGGAGAACTAGAGCGACAAGCAGTCGCCGATATATTCTCTGAAAGCAACGAAGCTGAAGTGAAAAAGGTAGCAAATTAG